The stretch of DNA GCCTTCGGCGACTTCCGCGAGACGGCCGGCGTCGCCGGGCTGTTCATGCTGCGCGTGGACCGGCTCGCCCTCTGGCTCGACGTCCTCTTCGCCCTCGCCGGCCTCGCCACCGTGCTGCTGCTGCCGCACTACCTCGAGAAGGCGAAGGCCCACCGCCCCGAGGTCTACCCGCTCTCGTTCCTCGCCGTCGCCGGCATGACGCTGATGGTCGGCAGCGAGAACCTGGTGATGATCTTCCTCGGGCTGGAGATCCTCTCCATTCCGCTCTACGTCCTCGTCGGGATGGCGCGGGAGAAGGCCGAGGCGGTTGAGGGCTCGCTGAAGTACTTCCTGCTCGGCGCCTTCTCCACCTGCTTCCTCGTCTACGGCCTCGCGCTCGTCCTCGCCGCGACCGGCCACTTCGACCTGCCGGGGATCGCCGCCGCGCTGCGCGCGAACGACGGCATGGCGCCGTACGGTTCCGTCGCGCTCTTCACCGGCCTCGCGTTGATCCTCGTCGCCTTCGCCTTCAAGGTCGGCGCGGCGCCGTTCCAGTTCTGGGTGCCCGACGTCTATCAGGCGGCGCCGACGCCGGTCGCGGGGTTCATGGCGGTCGGCACGAAGGCGGCGGCGTTCGTCGTGCTGCTGCGCGTGCTGCACACCGGCTTCGGCGGCGCGCCGGAGACGGCGCAGCGCTGGGGCGCCGCGGTCGCCGCGCTCTCCGCGCTGACGATGATCGTCGGCAACCTGCTCGCCCTCGCCCAGCGGCGGCTGAAGCGGCTGCTCGCCTACTCCAGCGTCGCGCACGCCGGCTACCTCGCCTTGGCGCTGCTCGCGCCGCTGCCGGTGGCCGCGCCGAACCTCGTCTTCTACCTCTTCGCGTACGGCTTCATGACGATCGGCGCCTTCGCCGTCGTCTCGCTCTTCCAGCGCGAAGGGGCGGACGCCGACGACCTGTTCCAGTTCGCGGGGCTCTGGAAGCGCCGCCCGTGGCTCGCCGGATCGCTGGCGATCTTCCTGCTGTCGATGGCCGGCATTCCGCCGCTCGCCGGGTTCGACGGCAAGCTGGTGATCTTCCTCGCCGCGCTGCAGTCGGGGCACGCCGGCCTCGCCGCGTTGATGGCCGTGGCGGCGGTCGTGGGCGCGGCCTACTACCTGCGCGTGGTGACGACGATGTTCCTGCGCGAGCCGGAGGACCCGCTCTCGGCGGAGATCCGCGTGCCTCTCTCCGCGCGCTTCGTGCTCGGCGCGGCGGTTCTCGGCACGATCATCCTCGGCGTCTTCCCCGGCCTCCTCCTCGATCCCCTCTCCCTCGTCCACCGCGCCCTGGCCCCGCTCTCCTGATCCGCCCGGCGTGAACACCGACGCCGCCGTTCTCTGAACCCAACGCCGCGCGCCGATCATTGCGCGCGCCGAAATCGCCGAATGCCGGTGCCGCTGCCGCTGTTCAGCGGTTGCTTGGCCGCCGCCTCAAAATCGGGTGCGGTGACCTGCGTGTCGGCGGGCTGTTGGTTGCCACGCGAAGCGATCATTCGTCGGCGATCTCCAGCGGTGTCTTCATGACTTCGGTCAGCAACAGAAAGCCCGAAAGCCGCCGCAAAAAAGTTGACGGCTTCTGGGGCGAGGGCTACAGTCGCAACGAAGTTCGGGCACAGGTGTAGCGGTCACCTGTGAACGGCGAAAGCGGGTGGAGCGTGCCTTCAGTGTGGCGGTCTTTCCGTCGAGCACTCTGGCCCCGGCAGACAATTGCGGTATCCCAACTCAGCGAGCGGGGATGCGGCGCTGCAGCATTGGCGACCGTGTTTCGGGCGCACGGCGTCCATGTCTCTCTCTTTGAGATTGAGAGGGCAATCGACATCGATGGCGACGGTGCCAGCCTCGGCAGTCTCATTGAGGCGGCGGATAGATGGGGCTTCGACGGCAAAGGAATCAGGACGAACAGAACAGGCCTTGGAACAGTTCGACTTCCAGCCATCGCTCATCTTCGTCGCGCAACAGGCGACCACTATGTAGTCGTCGAGAAGACATGGCGCAACGGCGACGTGCTAATCGCCGACCCCGCCACGGCCCGATCTGAGCGGCTCGCTGCCGCGCAGTTCGAGCGGGAGTGGACGGGCGTTGCGCTGGTTCTAGCGCCCCGCAAAGAAGCGAGAAATAGAAGCTCCCGCGCCGGCCTGCGGTTGTCCGACGTGGCGCGTGGGCGCAAACGACGTATCACCGTCGCGCTCGGTCTCGCGGCCGCCGCAACAGCGCTTTCGCTGCTGCCCGCACTCTACCTTCAATACCTGATCGACACTGTGATCGCATCCGACAGCGCGGCGCGCCTCTGGCGGCTGACGGTCGGTGTTCTCGCCCTCTGTGTGCTCCAATGCGCGGCGCAGGTTGGTCGAGACTACGTTTCTTCCCTGACTGCGCGGCAAATTGACGCCCAATTGCAGAATCGCTTTGCGCGTCATCTTCTCGACTTGCCGGTCTCGTTTCATCTCGTGTTCCGTGCGGGTGACGTATTCAATCGCTTCAACGAGGTGCTGAAGGTCCGTGGTCTCCTCACATCCTACGGACTGTCCGCCGCGCTCGACGCCGTCCTTCTCGCGGCTGGAATCGGCATCTTGGTGAACTACAACATGGGTCTAGCCTGCATCGCGCTCATCGCGCTCCCACTGTTCCTCGCCCTGGCGCGCTTCAGCGCACCGGCGACGAAGAGACTGCGCGCGGAGGCCGTCGAGGCCGCGTCCGCCGTGTCGTCGAACCTCACGGACTTTCTGTATGGAATCACCGTCATCAAGGCGTTCGGCACCGAGTCCGTCGTCGCGGCGAGGATGGAGAGAGCTCTCTCCCGAATGCATGATGCCCTCTACCGTTCGTCGCTGGCGATGTCCAGAGTCGGAGGCGGTTTGATGGTGCTCACAGGGGTCACCACGGCCGCGACGGCGACGTTCGGATGCCTTCTTGTCCTTCGACACGAGCTGACAGTTGGCGCCTTAGTTGGGTTCTTCGGCGTCTTGGGCGTCCTGCTTGCTCCGGCGCAGCGTCTTGCGGAGACGATAACTCAGTGTCAGGACGCGTTCGTCGCTCGCGATCGCGTCGGCGAGGTTCTGGCCATCCCGACCGAGACCACCCTCGCTCCCGGCTGCCGCCGCAGAGAGCTGACGGGCGATCTTCGTTTCGAGCACGTTGGCTTTGGCTATCAAGGAGGGCGGCCTATCTTGGAGGATATTGATCTCAGCATTCCTGCCGGAGCGCGAGTCGGTCTCCTGGGCGTCAGCGGCTGCGGAAAGACCACTCTGCTGAATCTCCTTCTCCGGTTCCACGTTCCATCTGCCGGCTGCATCCGTGTTGACGGCGTCCCAGTAGGCGAACTCGATCTCCTGGATTACCGACGCCAACTCGCCTTGGTCCCGCAGGATTGCTACCTGCTGACAGGGACAATCCGGGACAACGTTCTTATGGGCAGACCAGGCATAACCGATGAGCAGCTTGATGAAGCAATTCGAGTTGCCGGACTCCTGCCGCTCGTCGGGCGAATGCGGTACGGCATGGATACTCCCGTCGGTGAACGCGGCGCACTCTTGTCCGGCGGCGAACGTCAGCGCGTCGCGGTCGCCCGGGCGCTGGCTGGTCACCCTCGGCTCCTCCTGCTTGACGAGCCTACGAGCGCGCTGGACACAATCACCGAGCTGGCGATGCTTGAATCACTGATTTCCATGACGGACGGTGCCACCGTTCTGGTCGCATCGCACCGTCTGAGCACCGTTGCGAGCTGCGATCTTCTGGCCGTGATCCAACAGGGGAGAATTGTCGAGTATGGACGGCCGCGGGATCTGCTGGCCGGAGATGGTCTCTTCAGGCGGATGATGCGGGAGCAACTCCCCTTCCTGTCGGCCCCGGCGGCCGAGAAGGACGCGTGGCTTACCGCATAGCAAGTTCGACGAGTCATTCTCGCTGGAGCGCGTGACCATGCGACGTCGATCATGCCTGCTCGTCGGTCTGCTGTCTCTAGCCGCCGCATGCGGCGTCGCGTTCGGCGGCGCTGATGGTACGTCGGGCGGTGAA from bacterium encodes:
- a CDS encoding NADH-quinone oxidoreductase subunit N, which translates into the protein AFGDFRETAGVAGLFMLRVDRLALWLDVLFALAGLATVLLLPHYLEKAKAHRPEVYPLSFLAVAGMTLMVGSENLVMIFLGLEILSIPLYVLVGMAREKAEAVEGSLKYFLLGAFSTCFLVYGLALVLAATGHFDLPGIAAALRANDGMAPYGSVALFTGLALILVAFAFKVGAAPFQFWVPDVYQAAPTPVAGFMAVGTKAAAFVVLLRVLHTGFGGAPETAQRWGAAVAALSALTMIVGNLLALAQRRLKRLLAYSSVAHAGYLALALLAPLPVAAPNLVFYLFAYGFMTIGAFAVVSLFQREGADADDLFQFAGLWKRRPWLAGSLAIFLLSMAGIPPLAGFDGKLVIFLAALQSGHAGLAALMAVAAVVGAAYYLRVVTTMFLREPEDPLSAEIRVPLSARFVLGAAVLGTIILGVFPGLLLDPLSLVHRALAPLS
- a CDS encoding peptidase domain-containing ABC transporter, with product MWRSFRRALWPRQTIAVSQLSERGCGAAALATVFRAHGVHVSLFEIERAIDIDGDGASLGSLIEAADRWGFDGKGIRTNRTGLGTVRLPAIAHLRRATGDHYVVVEKTWRNGDVLIADPATARSERLAAAQFEREWTGVALVLAPRKEARNRSSRAGLRLSDVARGRKRRITVALGLAAAATALSLLPALYLQYLIDTVIASDSAARLWRLTVGVLALCVLQCAAQVGRDYVSSLTARQIDAQLQNRFARHLLDLPVSFHLVFRAGDVFNRFNEVLKVRGLLTSYGLSAALDAVLLAAGIGILVNYNMGLACIALIALPLFLALARFSAPATKRLRAEAVEAASAVSSNLTDFLYGITVIKAFGTESVVAARMERALSRMHDALYRSSLAMSRVGGGLMVLTGVTTAATATFGCLLVLRHELTVGALVGFFGVLGVLLAPAQRLAETITQCQDAFVARDRVGEVLAIPTETTLAPGCRRRELTGDLRFEHVGFGYQGGRPILEDIDLSIPAGARVGLLGVSGCGKTTLLNLLLRFHVPSAGCIRVDGVPVGELDLLDYRRQLALVPQDCYLLTGTIRDNVLMGRPGITDEQLDEAIRVAGLLPLVGRMRYGMDTPVGERGALLSGGERQRVAVARALAGHPRLLLLDEPTSALDTITELAMLESLISMTDGATVLVASHRLSTVASCDLLAVIQQGRIVEYGRPRDLLAGDGLFRRMMREQLPFLSAPAAEKDAWLTA